ACTTCAGCCTTATACATCTTAAGCAACCCACTATTCACCTTGTTCCAATTAGGCACCCCACTGATGTCGTCCAATAATGGCGAATGTTCAGCAAACAACCCCTTTTTCACCTTCTTGATAAATGCAATGCAAGAAAGGTACATGAACTCTTttgaaaaattttccaaaatatctTCGTTGTGAATTGACTTGGGCTTCATATACTTGTGATCAATCAATTGCGATGATCCAAATATAAAGGGCAAGAAATGATAATCATCAAGCCCCCAAACACCATGTGAACCCGCAGGCTCCAAACAGTAAACCAATTGCAATTTCCTCATTAGCTCAAGGTAATTTACGAAAACGCGAGCCACCACAGCATGATAATCCTCTTCCTTAATAATTCCCATCCTTGCCAGGCAGTATAACCACGCTGCGAAATTAGTCTCGTGGCCAGTACCATAATCAATCCGGCTTGAATTGCCAAAACTATCGGTGAAATAAGGAACAATCTCGACCGTTGCAGATTTAAAATCATCAGGTAAAAATTGAAGCATCAACGATTCGCTATTTTCCTCCAAACGGCTATGCCAGGTTCGGTACGAGACATTGCCATAGCGAGCTGCTTGTTGAACCGGAGGAATTTCCTCAATCCACTGCATTAGGGTTTGAAGAATGGAGAGTATCGCCTTTACGGTGGGCGATTCATGGGAGGGATCGGAGATTTTGTGGCGGCGGATAGATTCCGAAAGAGCA
This is a stretch of genomic DNA from Hevea brasiliensis isolate MT/VB/25A 57/8 chromosome 12, ASM3005281v1, whole genome shotgun sequence. It encodes these proteins:
- the LOC110636708 gene encoding uncharacterized protein LOC110636708, with the translated sequence MEEPHHHHHPQQHQDPPKSPTASPPSCTSSTCAKCGGPTAFPSPPQSSWPEMSPPPAYRPIRYPAINLPPNNSQAIILAPVPQSQKVPTISPPYNFQSPSKKIQNPDGIRHFQESASGKNFLGFVVALSESIRRHKISDPSHESPTVKAILSILQTLMQWIEEIPPVQQAARYGNVSYRTWHSRLEENSESLMLQFLPDDFKSATVEIVPYFTDSFGNSSRIDYGTGHETNFAAWLYCLARMGIIKEEDYHAVVARVFVNYLELMRKLQLVYCLEPAGSHGVWGLDDYHFLPFIFGSSQLIDHKYMKPKSIHNEDILENFSKEFMYLSCIAFIKKVKKGLFAEHSPLLDDISGVPNWNKVNSGLLKMYKAEVLGKVPIMQHFLFGWLIKWE